The Citrifermentans bemidjiense Bem genome window below encodes:
- the rpsT gene encoding 30S ribosomal protein S20: MANHKSAMKRIKQTAKRTERNKHERSTLRTFIKRVREAVATKDQEAAKAALAVAIPVIDGAATKGIIHSSNASRNVSRLTKLVNTLG, encoded by the coding sequence TTGGCAAATCACAAATCGGCAATGAAAAGGATCAAGCAGACGGCTAAGAGAACGGAGCGCAACAAGCACGAACGTTCCACCCTGCGCACCTTCATCAAGCGCGTCCGCGAAGCGGTTGCCACCAAGGACCAGGAGGCTGCAAAGGCCGCTCTGGCTGTGGCCATCCCCGTCATTGACGGCGCTGCTACCAAGGGGATCATCCACTCCTCGAACGCTTCCAGGAACGTTTCCCGTCTCACCAAGCTGGTCAACACCCTGGGCTAA
- a CDS encoding HEAT repeat domain-containing protein, producing MKLSSRDEEERRLAVLALRDHPFASTMQLLFKAMGDESWRVRKEAVTAVLQAQPLEAPVLEALIAALRASENAGLRNSAVEALELIGAAAVQQLCAHLNDPDPDLRKFVIDILGNIGCEKCLPLLVRALDDDDMNVRVAAAENLGKIGDAGALPHLLTVLEGGEIWLKFTVLDALALIGAPVPLVSLAPLLQESLLRRATYDCLAALGDVQALPILLQGLQEKAKNAREAAAMALMRVRERLPAEKQTSLVDLRLQEMSGGPIAKKLIDSLHSEDPVVLSALVRIVGTIGDTRAALPLLHVCRSERLRDVCIDAFRRIGPKLLPELVDHFPATVPIERAVIAQLLAEFGDTGHEKLLLDGLLDDSAQVRRSCALALGRPKSQGAVTRLAELLDDDEPQVREAALEGLRAFAATEPATLSTLASALTRAQLPAKRRNAALILGALADGERLSPLVKDEDATVRQAAVSSLGRVELPQALSHLALALSDEEPEVRLAAAHALSDRGGPDALAPLLLALNDSDPWVQTAALRGLALLGDSGALPGVIALLDQACGPVLIAALSTVAALGGANALAPVEKALSHSDEEVVEAAIEILSGFGCGWIDGHSATLLAHPHWVVRRSFVRALAKLRGAESMAILDRALASESDQLVRSEIAALLGRLR from the coding sequence ATAAAACTCAGCAGCCGCGACGAGGAGGAACGGCGCCTTGCCGTGCTGGCCCTGAGGGACCACCCCTTTGCGAGCACCATGCAGCTCCTCTTCAAGGCCATGGGGGACGAAAGCTGGCGCGTCAGGAAAGAGGCGGTCACGGCGGTTCTCCAGGCGCAACCGCTCGAAGCGCCGGTGCTCGAAGCCTTGATCGCAGCGCTGCGCGCCTCTGAGAACGCGGGGCTCAGGAATTCCGCGGTGGAGGCGCTGGAGCTGATCGGCGCCGCCGCGGTGCAGCAGCTCTGCGCGCACCTGAACGACCCCGACCCCGACCTGCGCAAATTCGTCATCGATATCCTCGGAAACATCGGCTGCGAAAAGTGCCTCCCGCTTCTGGTCCGGGCTCTCGACGACGACGACATGAACGTGCGGGTCGCCGCCGCTGAAAACCTGGGCAAAATTGGGGACGCGGGCGCTCTGCCGCACCTGTTGACGGTGCTGGAGGGGGGGGAGATCTGGCTCAAGTTCACGGTGCTGGATGCTCTGGCCCTGATCGGCGCCCCGGTGCCGCTCGTCTCGCTTGCTCCGCTGCTTCAGGAAAGCCTGCTCAGGCGCGCGACGTATGATTGCCTCGCGGCCTTAGGCGACGTCCAAGCCCTTCCCATACTGCTGCAGGGGCTGCAGGAAAAGGCGAAGAACGCCCGCGAGGCGGCCGCCATGGCGCTGATGCGGGTGCGTGAGCGCCTGCCGGCCGAAAAGCAGACCTCCCTGGTCGACCTTCGCTTGCAGGAAATGAGCGGCGGCCCAATCGCCAAGAAGCTGATCGATTCGCTGCACAGCGAGGACCCCGTGGTCCTGAGCGCGCTGGTCCGCATCGTGGGGACCATCGGGGACACGCGGGCGGCGCTGCCGCTTTTGCACGTCTGCCGCAGCGAACGGCTCAGAGACGTCTGCATCGACGCGTTCCGGCGCATCGGCCCGAAGCTTTTGCCGGAACTCGTGGATCATTTCCCGGCCACGGTTCCCATCGAGCGCGCCGTGATAGCGCAGCTCCTCGCCGAGTTCGGCGACACCGGCCATGAAAAGCTCCTCCTCGACGGGCTCCTCGACGACTCGGCCCAAGTCAGGCGCTCTTGCGCGCTGGCCCTGGGAAGGCCCAAATCCCAGGGAGCCGTGACGCGCCTGGCCGAGCTGCTCGATGACGACGAGCCGCAGGTGCGCGAGGCGGCCCTGGAGGGGCTGCGGGCGTTTGCGGCCACCGAACCCGCCACCCTGAGCACGCTGGCCTCGGCGCTCACGCGCGCGCAGCTCCCCGCCAAGAGGCGCAACGCGGCTCTCATTCTCGGGGCCCTTGCGGACGGCGAGCGGCTCTCTCCGCTGGTGAAGGACGAGGATGCAACGGTGCGCCAGGCGGCGGTGTCGTCGCTGGGGCGGGTCGAACTTCCCCAGGCGCTCTCGCATCTGGCTCTGGCGCTTTCGGACGAGGAACCGGAGGTACGCCTGGCCGCGGCGCATGCCCTCTCCGACCGTGGGGGACCCGACGCGTTGGCGCCGCTTTTGCTGGCCTTGAACGATAGCGATCCGTGGGTGCAGACGGCGGCGCTCAGGGGGCTTGCCCTCCTGGGCGACTCAGGCGCTCTTCCCGGCGTCATCGCGCTCTTGGACCAGGCCTGCGGCCCGGTGCTGATCGCCGCTCTTTCGACGGTGGCGGCGCTTGGGGGGGCAAATGCCCTTGCCCCGGTGGAGAAGGCGCTTTCTCACAGCGACGAAGAGGTGGTGGAGGCGGCAATCGAGATCCTGTCCGGTTTCGGCTGCGGCTGGATCGATGGGCACAGTGCCACCCTTCTTGCCCATCCGCACTGGGTGGTGCGGCGCAGCTTCGTGCGCGCCCTGGCGAAACTTCGGGGGGCGGAGTCCATGGCGATCCTAGACCGGGCGCTGGCAAGCGAGTCGGACCAGTTGGTGCGAAGCGAGATTGCGGCATTGCTCGGCAGGTTGCGCTGA
- a CDS encoding CheR family methyltransferase: MPFFEPELHLTEEEFRLIRDLIYHHCGLFFDEDSKYLLDRRLLQRVTLHNLSGFREYYQFLKYDRKKEQEISDIMDLLTTNETYFFREAFQLRAFTDEIVPELMKLKRDRTLRIWSAGCSTGEEPYTIAMLLLEMGGFDGWRIDIVGSDISHRVVQHARKGVYGKASFRATEERYLKRFFTETEGGYRVNDEVRELVTVSQMNLFDQNRLALLGKMDVIFCRNVIIYFDEASKKKVIEAFYNTLRGGGYLLLGHSESLMNITTSFALKHLKNDMVYQKTNSTGGGVVT, encoded by the coding sequence ATGCCGTTCTTCGAACCCGAACTGCACCTTACCGAAGAGGAATTCCGCCTGATCAGGGACCTGATCTATCATCACTGCGGCCTCTTTTTCGACGAAGACTCCAAGTACCTCCTGGACCGGCGCCTTTTGCAGAGGGTCACCCTCCATAACCTCTCCGGGTTCAGGGAGTACTACCAGTTCCTGAAGTACGATCGCAAGAAAGAGCAGGAGATCTCCGACATCATGGATCTCCTCACCACCAACGAGACCTACTTCTTCCGCGAGGCGTTCCAACTCCGGGCCTTCACCGACGAGATCGTCCCCGAGCTGATGAAGCTGAAACGCGACCGCACCCTGCGCATCTGGAGCGCCGGCTGTTCCACCGGGGAGGAGCCGTACACCATAGCGATGCTCCTTCTGGAGATGGGGGGCTTCGACGGGTGGCGCATAGACATAGTCGGCTCCGACATAAGCCACAGGGTGGTGCAGCACGCCCGCAAGGGGGTCTACGGCAAGGCCTCGTTCCGCGCCACCGAGGAACGCTACCTGAAGCGCTTTTTCACCGAGACCGAAGGCGGATACCGGGTCAACGACGAGGTCCGGGAACTGGTCACGGTAAGCCAGATGAACCTCTTCGACCAGAACCGCCTGGCTCTTCTGGGAAAGATGGACGTGATCTTTTGCCGCAACGTCATCATCTACTTCGACGAGGCCTCGAAGAAGAAGGTGATCGAAGCCTTTTACAACACGCTGCGGGGCGGAGGGTACCTCCTTTTGGGGCACTCCGAATCCCTCATGAACATCACGACGTCATTCGCGCTCAAACACCTGAAAAACGACATGGTCTACCAGAAAACCAACAGTACCGGCGGCGGAGTGGTCACGTGA
- a CDS encoding response regulator, which yields MSDYNVLIVEDSPTMRQLIAFALKRIRGVRIVEANDGVDGLKKLSSERFDLILTDINMPIMDGLKLVSLVRNDANYKAIPIVVITTEGAQEDRERALALGANDYITKPIQPTKILDVAKSLLKIA from the coding sequence ATGTCAGATTACAACGTTTTGATAGTTGAAGATTCGCCGACCATGAGGCAGCTCATCGCCTTCGCCTTGAAAAGGATCCGCGGCGTCCGCATAGTGGAGGCCAACGACGGCGTCGACGGGCTGAAAAAGCTCTCCTCGGAGCGGTTCGACCTGATACTCACCGACATCAACATGCCGATCATGGACGGGTTGAAGCTGGTGAGCCTGGTGAGAAACGACGCCAACTACAAGGCGATTCCCATCGTGGTGATCACCACGGAAGGGGCGCAGGAAGACCGGGAGCGCGCGCTGGCCCTGGGGGCGAACGACTACATCACCAAGCCGATCCAGCCCACGAAGATCCTGGACGTGGCGAAGAGCCTGCTCAAGATCGCCTAG
- a CDS encoding GAF domain-containing protein encodes MQKDDERMVHSRGEEFLQVFKKGAEFTQDLLKENERLRFRVLELEKFQTSGGEAGGGADLRKLTERIADLEAEKQEILDRIKHVEEENQDFAARYLEIEDENNNLANLYIASYQLHSTLDFKEVLQIITEIIINLIGAEEFAIMLLDEKSDEIQAVATEGVERSEIPSVRLDMGVIGEVATSGESHFATDFDAYERDFTTPMVCIPLKIKEHVIGVLAIYKLLMQKKEFAPVDYELFTLLAGHAATAIFSSRLYSDSERKLSTIQGFIDLLTK; translated from the coding sequence ATGCAAAAGGACGATGAACGTATGGTTCATAGCAGGGGCGAGGAGTTTCTGCAGGTTTTCAAAAAAGGTGCCGAGTTCACCCAGGACCTGCTCAAGGAGAACGAGCGGCTGCGGTTCAGGGTGCTCGAGCTCGAGAAGTTCCAGACTTCAGGCGGCGAGGCCGGGGGCGGAGCCGACCTGAGGAAGCTCACCGAGCGGATCGCCGATCTCGAAGCCGAGAAGCAGGAGATCCTGGACCGGATCAAGCACGTCGAGGAGGAGAACCAGGACTTCGCGGCGCGCTACCTGGAGATCGAGGACGAGAACAACAACCTCGCCAACCTCTACATTGCGAGCTACCAGCTGCACTCGACGCTCGACTTCAAAGAGGTGCTCCAGATCATCACGGAGATCATCATCAACCTGATCGGGGCCGAAGAGTTCGCCATCATGCTCCTGGACGAGAAGAGCGACGAGATCCAGGCTGTGGCCACCGAAGGGGTGGAGCGGAGCGAGATCCCGTCGGTGCGGTTGGACATGGGTGTCATCGGCGAGGTGGCAACCTCAGGCGAGAGCCATTTCGCCACCGACTTCGACGCCTACGAGCGCGACTTCACCACGCCCATGGTCTGCATCCCGCTCAAGATCAAGGAGCACGTGATCGGCGTCCTCGCCATCTACAAGCTCCTGATGCAGAAAAAGGAGTTCGCGCCGGTCGACTACGAGCTGTTCACGCTCCTGGCCGGGCACGCGGCGACCGCCATCTTCAGCTCCAGGCTCTACAGCGATTCGGAGCGGAAGCTGTCGACCATACAGGGATTCATTGATCTCTTGACCAAATAA
- a CDS encoding nucleotidyltransferase family protein, with protein sequence MPYGLLERDLEHILAAVKSLPEISQLVLFGSRAKGNFKTGSDVDLAIKGAEVNYETALKLAEILNEEKPLPYFFDVVHYEGVTEPRLIEHIDRVGVVLYSKDALRK encoded by the coding sequence ATGCCTTACGGACTCCTGGAAAGAGACCTGGAGCACATCCTCGCAGCTGTGAAATCCCTGCCTGAGATCTCTCAGCTGGTGCTGTTCGGGTCGAGGGCCAAGGGTAACTTCAAGACGGGCTCCGACGTCGACCTTGCCATCAAGGGGGCGGAGGTCAATTACGAGACGGCGCTCAAGCTGGCGGAGATTTTGAACGAAGAGAAGCCCCTTCCTTATTTTTTCGACGTGGTGCATTACGAAGGGGTCACCGAGCCCCGGCTGATTGAGCACATAGACCGGGTGGGCGTGGTGCTCTACAGCAAGGACGCGCTACGTAAATAG
- a CDS encoding nucleotidyltransferase substrate binding protein translates to MVSEDIRWQQRFNHFEKAFLLLRDAVAIPVPSVVERAGLIQFFEMAFELAWKVLKDYEEAEGFSVRSPRDAIKQAFEAGMVTEGHDWIDALEDRNLTTHTYNEATAQAVEEKIRHKYFPLLEQLHAEFRARAGR, encoded by the coding sequence ATGGTCAGTGAAGACATCCGCTGGCAGCAGCGGTTCAATCATTTCGAGAAGGCGTTCTTGCTGCTTCGCGATGCCGTCGCGATACCGGTCCCCTCAGTCGTGGAACGGGCGGGGCTGATACAGTTTTTCGAGATGGCTTTCGAGCTGGCCTGGAAGGTATTGAAGGACTACGAAGAAGCCGAAGGGTTCAGCGTCAGGAGTCCGCGCGACGCGATCAAGCAGGCTTTCGAGGCGGGGATGGTAACTGAAGGGCACGACTGGATCGATGCGCTGGAGGACCGCAACCTCACCACCCACACCTACAACGAAGCAACCGCCCAGGCTGTAGAAGAAAAGATACGCCACAAGTATTTCCCGCTGCTGGAGCAGCTGCATGCGGAGTTTCGCGCCAGGGCGGGCAGGTGA
- a CDS encoding protein-glutamate methylesterase/protein-glutamine glutaminase, producing the protein MKRIRVVVVDDSAYNRRAITRMLEELPGVEVVGYATNGEEGIRRVIDLTPDLVTLDLEMPRMDGFTMLRILMANTPVPVIVISSTSGDEKVFKALELGAVDFIAKPTSVISDELLKIQQDLHEKVLSVFKLNMARVQKRSEPEPPAPEIAIAAPPVGEAGAIDIVAIGASTGGPPALQRIFASFKDAPPFAMVISQHMPAGFTTAFAERLNRSTGFEVRESKDGDEVLPGRALIAPGGKNLVFARMADKVVARVVEPGPKDRYIPSVDVMLRSCAELYRQRMLAVVLTGMGNDGALGVREAKKAGAQIVAESEESAVVFGMPREAIATGLVDKVVPMDDMAREIMHRCGFMPRFG; encoded by the coding sequence GTGAAAAGAATACGGGTAGTAGTCGTCGACGATTCGGCATATAATCGCCGCGCCATAACCAGGATGCTCGAGGAGCTTCCGGGGGTCGAGGTGGTGGGGTACGCCACCAACGGGGAGGAGGGAATCAGGCGCGTGATCGACCTGACCCCGGACCTGGTGACCCTCGATCTCGAGATGCCGAGGATGGACGGCTTCACCATGCTGCGCATCCTGATGGCCAACACGCCGGTCCCGGTCATCGTGATCAGCTCCACGAGCGGCGACGAGAAGGTGTTCAAGGCGCTGGAACTGGGGGCGGTGGATTTCATCGCCAAGCCCACCAGCGTCATCTCCGACGAGCTTTTGAAGATCCAGCAGGACCTGCACGAGAAGGTGCTGAGCGTCTTCAAGCTGAACATGGCGCGTGTGCAGAAGCGGAGCGAACCGGAGCCCCCCGCCCCGGAGATCGCCATTGCCGCCCCGCCTGTCGGGGAGGCCGGGGCCATCGACATCGTGGCCATAGGGGCATCTACGGGCGGGCCTCCCGCGCTGCAGCGGATCTTCGCCTCTTTCAAGGACGCCCCCCCCTTCGCCATGGTGATCTCCCAGCACATGCCGGCGGGCTTCACCACCGCCTTCGCCGAAAGGCTCAACCGCAGCACCGGTTTCGAGGTGAGGGAGTCAAAGGACGGCGACGAGGTGCTTCCGGGTCGGGCCCTGATAGCCCCCGGCGGCAAGAACCTGGTCTTCGCCCGGATGGCGGACAAGGTGGTGGCCCGCGTCGTCGAGCCCGGGCCCAAGGACCGCTACATCCCTTCGGTGGACGTCATGCTCCGCTCCTGCGCCGAGCTGTACCGGCAACGGATGCTGGCGGTGGTCTTGACCGGGATGGGGAACGACGGGGCGCTGGGCGTGCGCGAGGCGAAGAAGGCGGGCGCCCAGATCGTGGCGGAGTCGGAGGAGAGCGCGGTGGTCTTCGGCATGCCGCGGGAGGCGATAGCCACGGGGCTGGTGGACAAAGTGGTGCCCATGGACGATATGGCACGCGAGATCATGCATCGCTGCGGCTTTATGCCGCGGTTTGGCTGA
- the leuS gene encoding leucine--tRNA ligase, which yields MEEKYVPSAVEEKWQGYWAEHKSFKANEDPSRKKYYLLEMFPYPSGKIHMGHVRNYSIGDVIARFKRMQGYNVLHPMGWDAFGMPAENAAIQHKSHPAKWTYENIAYMRGQLKTLGLSYDWDRELATCDLDYYKWEQRIFLEMYKKGLAYKKSSAVNWCPKCETVLANEQVEDGCCWRCDSPVQQKELEQWSFRITNYAQELLDDTYKLTGWPERVLTMQRNWIGRSTGCEIDFPLESGLGKIKVFTTRQDTLFGATFMSLAAEHPMALDLAGDAQKAEVAAFIDKVKKTDRIKRGAEDLEKEGVFTGSYCINPVTNTKMPIYLANFVLMDYGTGAVMAVPTHDQRDFEFAKKYNLPLKVVIQPEGETLDPATMTEAYTAEGIMVNSGRFDGMGNADAKEAIADFLEKEGIGKKTVNFRLRDWGISRQRYWGNPIPVINCDLCGVVAVPEADLPVVLPMDAEFTGEGGNPLARVDSFTTCTCPQCGETARRETDTMDTFVQSSWYFLRYCSPKFSAGPLDREKVEAWMPVDQYIGGIEHAVLHLLYARFFTKVLRDLGYCNVDEPFSNLLTQGMVIKDGAKMSKSKGNVVDPNALIERYGADTARLFSLFAAPPEKDLDWSDQGVDGSYRFLNRVWRLVYDVLPVIGDAGAVNPGELGAEAKKLRRAVHKTIKKVSEDVEERFHFNTAIAAVMELVNAIQAFSAKDAPENVAVVREAVESVVRLLAPFVPNFAEELWFQLGHASVLEAAGWPGYDAAAVVDEEVTVVIQVNGKLRSKLTVAPDAKEEEVRAQALADDKIKPYLEGKDVKKVVYVPGKLVSIVVA from the coding sequence ATGGAAGAGAAATACGTTCCCTCAGCGGTTGAGGAGAAATGGCAGGGTTACTGGGCTGAGCACAAAAGCTTCAAGGCGAACGAGGATCCCAGCCGGAAGAAGTACTACCTGTTGGAGATGTTCCCGTACCCCTCGGGGAAGATCCACATGGGTCACGTCAGGAACTACTCCATAGGCGACGTCATCGCGCGCTTCAAGAGGATGCAGGGGTACAACGTGCTGCACCCGATGGGGTGGGACGCCTTCGGCATGCCCGCCGAGAACGCAGCGATCCAGCACAAGAGCCATCCCGCCAAGTGGACCTATGAGAACATCGCCTACATGCGCGGCCAGCTGAAAACGCTCGGCCTCTCCTACGACTGGGACCGCGAGCTCGCCACCTGCGACCTCGACTACTACAAGTGGGAACAGCGCATCTTCCTGGAGATGTACAAGAAGGGGCTCGCCTACAAGAAATCCTCCGCCGTCAACTGGTGCCCCAAGTGCGAGACGGTGCTCGCCAACGAGCAGGTCGAGGACGGCTGCTGCTGGCGCTGCGATTCGCCGGTCCAGCAAAAAGAGCTGGAGCAGTGGTCCTTCAGGATCACCAACTACGCGCAGGAACTCCTCGACGACACCTACAAGCTGACCGGCTGGCCGGAGCGGGTTCTCACCATGCAGAGGAACTGGATCGGGCGCTCCACCGGCTGCGAGATCGACTTTCCGCTGGAGAGCGGGCTCGGGAAAATCAAGGTCTTCACCACCAGGCAGGACACCCTTTTCGGCGCTACCTTCATGTCCCTTGCCGCCGAGCACCCTATGGCGTTGGACTTGGCCGGCGACGCGCAGAAGGCCGAGGTCGCGGCCTTCATCGACAAGGTGAAGAAGACCGACCGCATAAAGCGGGGCGCGGAAGACCTGGAGAAGGAAGGGGTCTTCACCGGCTCCTACTGCATCAACCCCGTCACCAACACCAAGATGCCCATCTACCTCGCCAACTTCGTGCTGATGGATTACGGCACCGGCGCGGTCATGGCGGTACCGACCCACGACCAACGCGACTTCGAGTTCGCCAAGAAATACAACCTGCCGCTCAAGGTGGTGATCCAGCCCGAAGGGGAGACCCTGGATCCGGCTACCATGACCGAGGCCTACACCGCCGAAGGGATCATGGTCAACTCCGGCCGCTTCGACGGCATGGGGAACGCAGACGCCAAGGAGGCCATCGCCGACTTCCTGGAGAAGGAAGGGATCGGCAAGAAGACGGTCAACTTCCGCCTGCGCGACTGGGGCATCTCGCGCCAGCGTTACTGGGGCAATCCCATCCCGGTGATCAACTGCGACCTCTGCGGCGTGGTGGCGGTCCCCGAGGCCGACCTGCCGGTCGTGCTTCCCATGGACGCCGAGTTCACCGGCGAGGGGGGGAACCCGCTGGCCCGCGTGGATAGCTTCACCACCTGCACCTGCCCGCAGTGCGGCGAGACCGCGCGCCGCGAGACCGATACCATGGACACCTTCGTGCAGTCCTCCTGGTACTTCCTGCGCTACTGCTCGCCGAAGTTCTCGGCAGGCCCCCTGGACCGGGAGAAGGTCGAGGCCTGGATGCCGGTGGACCAGTACATCGGCGGCATCGAGCACGCCGTATTGCACCTGCTCTACGCCCGCTTCTTCACCAAGGTGCTCAGGGACTTAGGCTACTGCAACGTGGACGAGCCGTTCTCCAACCTCCTCACCCAGGGGATGGTGATCAAGGACGGCGCCAAGATGAGCAAGTCCAAGGGGAACGTGGTCGACCCCAACGCCCTCATCGAGCGCTACGGCGCAGATACCGCGCGCCTGTTCTCGCTCTTCGCCGCTCCCCCCGAGAAGGATCTGGACTGGAGCGACCAGGGGGTCGACGGGAGCTACCGCTTCCTGAACCGCGTCTGGCGCCTCGTTTACGACGTGCTCCCGGTGATCGGGGATGCGGGTGCCGTGAACCCGGGAGAGCTCGGCGCCGAAGCCAAGAAACTCCGGCGCGCCGTGCACAAGACCATCAAGAAGGTGAGCGAGGACGTCGAAGAGCGTTTCCACTTCAACACCGCGATCGCCGCAGTCATGGAACTGGTCAACGCCATCCAGGCCTTTAGCGCCAAGGACGCGCCGGAAAACGTCGCCGTGGTGCGCGAGGCGGTGGAATCGGTGGTGCGCCTCCTGGCCCCCTTCGTGCCGAACTTCGCCGAGGAACTCTGGTTCCAGTTGGGCCACGCCTCGGTACTGGAAGCAGCAGGCTGGCCCGGCTACGACGCGGCCGCCGTGGTCGACGAAGAGGTGACCGTGGTAATCCAGGTGAACGGCAAGCTGAGAAGCAAGCTGACCGTCGCCCCTGACGCCAAGGAAGAAGAGGTCAGAGCCCAGGCCTTGGCCGACGACAAGATCAAGCCCTATCTCGAAGGGAAGGACGTCAAGAAGGTCGTCTACGTCCCCGGCAAGCTGGTGAGCATTGTCGTCGCGTAA
- the holA gene encoding DNA polymerase III subunit delta: MKPEEFSKAVDKGELASLYLLYGDEPYLVERAVKKLLERAVDPSFRDFNLNVFYGNECKGDEVFSAAQTLPMFAERRVVLVKKGGELSAGAMEILLSYVQDPCPGTCLILQAEKVDGRKKFYAEFKKRGEAVEFKRPYENQLGPYVRDEVRAAGKKIDSAAAELLAYLVGNNLQELVSQIEKLCIYCGKKESIGVADVKAIVSDTKVESVFEFTDALGAKELPRALRMLTSLLQDGEAPLRILGAVSRHYRQLWQMRELLDRRLSPAELAKASGINPYFLKKVTDQARNYTVGELKQVFERMLELDLAFKSGALEGAAFERFVMDACRK, encoded by the coding sequence ATGAAACCGGAAGAATTCAGCAAGGCGGTCGACAAGGGGGAACTCGCGTCCCTTTACCTTTTGTACGGGGACGAGCCGTACCTGGTGGAGCGCGCCGTGAAGAAACTCCTGGAGCGAGCCGTTGATCCCTCCTTCCGCGACTTCAACCTGAACGTCTTCTACGGCAACGAGTGCAAGGGGGACGAGGTCTTCAGCGCCGCGCAGACGCTGCCGATGTTCGCCGAGCGGCGGGTCGTGCTGGTGAAGAAGGGGGGGGAGCTTTCCGCCGGCGCCATGGAGATACTCCTCTCCTACGTGCAGGATCCTTGTCCCGGGACCTGCCTGATCTTGCAGGCGGAGAAGGTCGACGGGCGCAAGAAGTTCTACGCCGAGTTCAAGAAGCGCGGCGAGGCCGTCGAGTTCAAGCGCCCCTATGAGAACCAGCTGGGACCCTACGTGCGCGACGAGGTGCGTGCCGCAGGGAAGAAGATAGATTCCGCAGCCGCCGAGCTTCTGGCCTACCTGGTCGGCAACAACCTGCAGGAACTAGTCTCCCAGATCGAGAAACTCTGCATCTACTGCGGCAAGAAGGAATCGATCGGCGTAGCCGACGTCAAGGCGATCGTCTCCGACACCAAGGTCGAGAGCGTCTTCGAGTTCACCGATGCCCTGGGGGCAAAGGAACTTCCCCGTGCGCTCAGGATGCTCACCTCCCTTTTGCAGGACGGCGAGGCGCCGCTGCGCATCCTCGGCGCCGTTTCGCGCCATTACCGGCAGTTGTGGCAGATGCGGGAGCTTTTGGACCGCAGGCTTTCCCCCGCCGAACTGGCGAAGGCGTCCGGGATCAACCCGTATTTCCTGAAGAAGGTGACCGATCAGGCGAGAAACTACACGGTGGGGGAACTGAAGCAGGTTTTCGAGCGGATGCTGGAACTCGACCTGGCCTTCAAGTCGGGAGCCCTGGAAGGAGCGGCCTTCGAGCGATTCGTCATGGACGCCTGCCGGAAGTAG
- the lptE gene encoding LPS assembly lipoprotein LptE codes for MALRTIVLALLVLVLAGGCGYRPVVQRGPLAEANGVDIVLFANKSFRPGVEGVLARDLIDEFALRTGRRVLPGDKAQLELSGTVLSYATSPVSYNRLDAIQEYSAAMTVQASLREKRTQKVLWKGELTEQQVYPVNANIALQQNAEEAAVAKVTRRLAERIWQKLGERF; via the coding sequence ATGGCCCTGAGAACGATCGTACTGGCGCTTTTGGTCCTGGTTCTGGCGGGGGGGTGCGGCTATCGCCCGGTGGTGCAGCGGGGACCGCTCGCCGAGGCCAACGGCGTGGACATCGTTCTTTTCGCCAACAAGTCGTTCCGCCCCGGGGTGGAAGGTGTGCTGGCGCGCGACCTGATAGACGAGTTCGCGCTGCGCACAGGGCGGCGGGTGCTTCCGGGGGACAAGGCTCAACTGGAGCTCTCCGGAACCGTACTTTCCTACGCCACGTCGCCGGTTTCCTACAACCGGCTAGACGCGATCCAGGAGTACTCGGCCGCCATGACCGTGCAGGCAAGCCTGCGCGAGAAGCGGACCCAGAAGGTGCTCTGGAAGGGGGAGCTGACCGAGCAGCAGGTCTACCCGGTCAACGCCAACATAGCATTGCAGCAGAACGCGGAAGAGGCCGCCGTAGCCAAGGTGACGCGCCGTCTCGCCGAGCGGATCTGGCAAAAGCTCGGGGAGCGCTTCTGA